From the Mycobacterium sp. 155 genome, the window CCTGGTCTACCCGCTGGTCGAACACCCGGCGAAGACCCGGGATCCGCGTGGCCTCGGCTACAGCGACGCCATCGTCGGCACCATCCTGCCGCTGTACTCACCGAACCTGTGGCGACACCTCACCGACGCGCTCACGGGCATCAAGAACGGCAACGGTGATCTCATGCTCGCCCTGGCCGACCTGTACATGGGTCGGGATGCCAAGGGGCACTATAACAATTCGACCGATGCCCGGGTGGCGGTCAACTGCGTGGACGAACCAGCGGTCACCGACCGGGCCACGGTCGTCGAGGAGGACCGTCGGCTGCGCGAGGTCGCCCCGTTCATGAGCTACGGCGAGTTCACCGGGCACGCCCCGCTGGGTACCTGTGCATTCTGGCCGGTACCGCCGACGAGCACACCGCACAAGATCTCTGTCCCGGGATTGCCTCCGGTGCTGGTGGTTTCGACGACCAACGACCCGGCCACGCCCTATCAGGCGGGGGTGGATCTCGCACAGCAACTCGGTGGCGGCCTGCTGACCTTCGACGGCACCCAGCACACCGTGGTGTTCCAGGGCGACAAGTGCGTCGATGACATCGCCGCGACCTATCTGATCGACGTGAAACTGCCGCCGCCGGACTCTCGCTGCTGATCTTCAGGGCCTAGGTCACCGTAGGGTTGCCGATTGGTCTCCGCTCGGTGTCCGCCGCCGGTCGACCATCCGCGGTGTGGGAGCATGTCAGCCGTGCGGTGGGTGGGAGCGATGCTGACAGTGATGCTCGCGGTCACCTGCCCCGTGGCCCATGCGACGCCCGATGGCGCGGCCGAGACACCGTACGGGCAGCCGCCCGTCTGGGGAAGTTGCGCACCGTGGGTAGACGCGTCGACCATCCCGACCGCGCAGTGCGGCACCGTCACGGTGCCTGTGGACTGGAACGATGCTGCGAATCCGCAAGGCGCACAAGCACAATTGGCCGTGATCCGGATCCCCGCCAGCGGCGAGAAGATCGGCACGCTGATGGTGAACCCCGGAGGTCCGGGCGCATCGGCCGTCAACACGGTCGCCGGAATGGGTGCGGCGTTGGCCGACACCGACATCGGCCGCCGATTCGATCTGGTCGGATTCGACCCGCGCGGCGTCGGGCACTCCACCCCGCAGCTGCGGTGCCGCACCGACGCCGAGTTCGATGCCTACCGGCGCGAGCCGATGGTCGACTACAGCCCGGCCGGGGTGGCCCACATCGAAGGGCTGTACCGGCAGCTTGCCCAGCAGTGCCTCGATCGCATGGGGGCGCCGTTCCTGGCCAACATCGGCACCGCATCGACGGTGCTCGACATGGATGCCGTCCGCGCGGCGCTCGGTGAGCAGCAGATCAACTATCTCGGGTTCTCCTACGGGACCCAGCTGGGCGCGGCCTATGCCGCAAAGTTCGGCGATCGGGTGCGGACCATGGTGCTCGACGGCGCCGTCGACTCGAGCCTGGACCCGATCACCAAGAACATCCGCCAGATGGCCGCTTTCCAAAAGGCCTTCGACGCCTATGCGGCCGACTGCGCGCAATCGTCCGGATGTCCGCTGGGCACCGACCCGACCCAGTTCGTCGCTCGCTACCACCAACTCGTCGATCCGCTGGTGGAGCATCCCGCGGCGACGTCGGACCCCCGTGGCCTGAGCTACCAGGACGCCACCACCGGGACCGGGAACGCGCTCTACTCGGCGCGGTACTGGCTCTACCTCACCAGCGGCCTGCTCGGGCTGCAGCGCGGCACCGACCCCGGCGACCTCCTAGTGCTCGCCGACGACTACCAGCACCGCGACAGTGCGGGTCACTACTCCAACCTGCAGGACGCGTTCACCGCGATCCGCTGTGTCGACGCGCAATACCCGACCGATCCGGCGGTGTGGGCCGACGCCGACCGGCGCATCCGGGCGGTGGCACCGTTCCTGTCCTACGGCCAGTTCACCGGTTACGCGCCGCGCGACATCTGCGCGCTGTGGCCCGTGCCGCCGACATCGACACCGCATGCGTTGCACGGTCTCGGACCGGGACGGATCGTCGTGGTATCGACGACGGGGGACCCGGCCACGCCGTATCAGGCCGGGGTCGACCTGGCGCGGCAACTCGACGCGGCGCTGGTGACCTTCAACGGTTCCCAGCACACCGTGGTGTTCAACGGCAACGCCTGCGTGGACACGTCGGTGCTCCGCTTCTTCGTCGACCAGGTATCTCCGCCCAACGGGTTGCAGTGCTGAGTGCCTGTCGTGGCGCCGATCAGCTCGCGCGGTAGGTCACCATCTCGCGGGACAGCAGCCCGCGCAGCCGGGGTTCGCGGCTGCACGCCGCGGCGAATACCGTCAGCAATGCCCAGCTCGTCACTGCACTGAGCAGCACCAGCACAAACGCAGCCCAGTCGCCACCCACGAGCTCGTCAGCCGCGGTCTGCCTGGACCACAGCCGCCAGTAGATCATCAGGTTCACCGTCAGGCCGACACCGTAAGACACTGCGAAGGAGAACAGGTAGGACCGCCAGGTGCCGTCATGCAGCCGTGCCGAGACCGGTTCCTGGCGCAGCGGGAACACCACCGACAGCACATTGCCGACACCCAGCCAGATGAACACCATGGTCAGCAGCTGATCGAACATCGCGATCGGATTGCCCTCCTGGGTGGCCGTCAGCACCGCGATCACCGGAAGTCCGGCACCGATCACCATCGCCGCAATCGCTAGGTTCTTGGTGACCAGGATCCGCCAGATGCTGCCACCGTCAGACAGGGCGTGGCGTACCCGCTCGGCTTCGAAACACAGGGCATTCGTGCAGATGACGCTGCCGACGACGGCCGAGAACAGGTACAGCGTGAGCCGGCCGGCGTCGTAGCGGGTCCAGCCCGTCAGATGGTAGAAGCCGACCAGCCCCAGTGCCGTGCCCAGCGTGATGACGACCCGCAGCAGGACCGTGCGTGGCCGGTCGAACACGATGTGGCGCACCTCGGCACCTACGTCGCGGCGCAGACCGTGCAGCACCGGCCCGATGTCCCGGATCACCCCGATCAGGCTGGCCTCCGGAATCACCCGATGCGCCAGCGCCACCTGTGTCACCGCTTCGGCAATCGCTGCGCGGGCCAGCCGTACCGCCACGACCACGTTGGCCGCGGCTTCCTCTGGAGTCGGTGTCAGCCCCCGGGTTGCCGACACGCCATGCGCGTAATCCTCGATGCGGGTGAGCCACTGCGGGCTGGCGCCGGCGGCGGCCACATCGCTTCGCGCGATCTGCGGCAGCAACGCCAGCTCGGTCGCCGCGCGCCTGGCCACCACCGCCAACGCGGCGTCGTCACCCCACTCGGCCGCGGTGGCCGCCGCGTCGACCTCGCGCAACGCCGCGGCCAGCGTCCGCAGCTCCTGCAAGGCTCCCAGCGATGGTTCCGGATGGGACGGGGAGTCGGTGCTCATGACATCACTGAATCACGTCCGGTTCTGTGCAACCGTTTTAACTGCGTAACACAGATTTAACAGCTAGTGCCTACGCTGCGGTCATGGACCGCCAGAAGGAATTTGTGCTGCGCACGCTGGAGGAACGCGACATCCGGTTCGTTCGGCTGTGGTTCACCGACGTGCTCGGATACCTCAAGTCCGTGGCGATCGCGCCCGCGGAACTCGAGGGAGCCTTCGAGGAAGGTATCGGGTTCGACGGCGCGTCGATCGAGGGGTTCGCCCGGGTTTACGAATCGGACACCGTGGCCCGGCCCGACCCGTCGACCTTCCAGGTGCTGCCGTGGACCACCAGCAATGGCCGGCACTATTCGGCGCGGATGTTCTGCGATATCACCATGCCCGACGGTTCGCCGTCATGGGCGGACTCCCGTCATGTGCTGCGCCGCCAGCTGGCCAAGGCCAGCGATCTCGGCTTCTCCTGCTACGTGCACCCGGAGATCGAGTTCTTCCTGCTGATGCCGGGACCGGACGACGGCTCCGTGCCGATACCCGCCGACAATGGCGGCTACTTCGATCAAGCCGTGCACGACGCGGCGCCGAACTTCCGCAGGCACGCCATCGAAGCACTGGAACAGATGGGCATCTCGGTGGAATTCAGCCACCATGAGGGCGCACCTGGCCAACAGGAGATCGACCTGCGCTACGCCGACGCGCTGTCGATGGCCGACAACGTGATGACGTTCCGTTACGTCGTCAAGGAGGTGGCGCTCGCCGCCGGCGTGCGAGCGTCATTCATGCCCAAACCGTTCGCCGAGCACCCGGGCTCGGCGATGCACACCCACATGAGCCTGTTCGAGGGTGAGACCAACGCCTTCCACAGCGCCGACGACCCGCTGCAGCTCTCCGAGGTGGCCAAGTCGTTCATCGCTGGCATCCTCGAGCACGCCAGCGAGATCAGCGCCGTGACCAACCAGTGGGTGAACTCGTACAAACGCCTGGTGCACGGGTATGAGGCGCCCACCGCAGCCTCCTGGGGTGCGGCCAACCGCTCGGCGCTTATACGGGTGCCGATGTACACCCCGCGCAAGGCCTCGTCGCGGCGCATCGAGGTGCGCAGCCCCGACTCGGCGTGCAACCCCTACCTGACCTTCGCGGTGCTGGTGGCGGCCGGGCTGCGGGGTGTGGAGAAGGGGTACGTGCTGGGGCCGCAGGCCGAGGACAACGTGTGGAACCTGACCCCCGAGGAACGCCGCGCCATGGGCTACCGTGAGCTGCCGTCCAGCCTCGGTAACGCGCTGCAGGTCATGGAGAACTCCGAGCTGGTCGCGGAAGCGTTGGGAGAGCACGTATTCGACTACTTCCTGCGCAACAAGCGTGCGGAGTGGGAAACCTACCGCAGCAACGTCACGCCTTACGAGCTCAAGACGTATCTGTCGCTGTAACGTCGAGGGCGTGGCCAAACCCGCTACCGAACGCCCGAAGCTGCCCAGTGTCGGCCGGCTCGGGTTGATGCAGCCGCAGGCGCCGGCAGCGCTGGATCGGCTTGGCTGGAACACCGACGAACACGTCGAACTGCTGTGGTCGCTGTCTCGCGCGCCGGACGCCGACGTGGCTCTGCTGGCCATGGTGCGTCTCGCCGACGCGCTCGGCGGCCACTGGGATGAGCTGAACTCCGAACTGCTCACAGACCGTGCGCTGCGGGGAAGGTTGTTCGGCGTCCTGGGCTCATCGGTGGCCCTCGGCGATCATCTGGTGGCACATCCGCAGTCGTGGCGACTGCTGGCCGGCGACGTGAAACTCCCGACCGCGCACGACTTGCACGCGGATTTCAACGCGGCCGCTGAGACAGTCGAAATTGCCAGGGGCACAACGACAGCCGTGCCGCCACTGCGGAATCTCTACCGGGACAGAATGCTGGTGCTGGCCGCGTTCGACGTGGCATCTACGGTGGAGAACGAACCGGTGCTGCCATTCGTCACCGTCGGGGCGCACCTGTCCGATCTGGCCGACGCCGCACTCGGTGCCGCCCTGACCGTGGCCACCCGGGTGGTGTGCGGAGACGGCCCGACCCCGCGGATCGCCATCATCGCGATGGGCAAATGCGGTGCGCGCGAACTGAATTACGTCAGCGATGTGGACATCATCTTCGTCGGGGAGGGCGCGAAGGAGGGAGCCGACGACAATCTCTCCACCGCGGCCAGGGTCGCCGGCGAAATGATGCGGTTCGCCGCGGAAGCCTTCTTCGAGGTCGATGCGGCACTGCGGCCGGAGGGCAAACGCGGCCAGCTGGTACGGACCTTGGAATCGCATGTCGTCTACTACCAGCGGT encodes:
- a CDS encoding alpha/beta hydrolase, giving the protein MSAVRWVGAMLTVMLAVTCPVAHATPDGAAETPYGQPPVWGSCAPWVDASTIPTAQCGTVTVPVDWNDAANPQGAQAQLAVIRIPASGEKIGTLMVNPGGPGASAVNTVAGMGAALADTDIGRRFDLVGFDPRGVGHSTPQLRCRTDAEFDAYRREPMVDYSPAGVAHIEGLYRQLAQQCLDRMGAPFLANIGTASTVLDMDAVRAALGEQQINYLGFSYGTQLGAAYAAKFGDRVRTMVLDGAVDSSLDPITKNIRQMAAFQKAFDAYAADCAQSSGCPLGTDPTQFVARYHQLVDPLVEHPAATSDPRGLSYQDATTGTGNALYSARYWLYLTSGLLGLQRGTDPGDLLVLADDYQHRDSAGHYSNLQDAFTAIRCVDAQYPTDPAVWADADRRIRAVAPFLSYGQFTGYAPRDICALWPVPPTSTPHALHGLGPGRIVVVSTTGDPATPYQAGVDLARQLDAALVTFNGSQHTVVFNGNACVDTSVLRFFVDQVSPPNGLQC
- a CDS encoding glutamine synthetase family protein → MDRQKEFVLRTLEERDIRFVRLWFTDVLGYLKSVAIAPAELEGAFEEGIGFDGASIEGFARVYESDTVARPDPSTFQVLPWTTSNGRHYSARMFCDITMPDGSPSWADSRHVLRRQLAKASDLGFSCYVHPEIEFFLLMPGPDDGSVPIPADNGGYFDQAVHDAAPNFRRHAIEALEQMGISVEFSHHEGAPGQQEIDLRYADALSMADNVMTFRYVVKEVALAAGVRASFMPKPFAEHPGSAMHTHMSLFEGETNAFHSADDPLQLSEVAKSFIAGILEHASEISAVTNQWVNSYKRLVHGYEAPTAASWGAANRSALIRVPMYTPRKASSRRIEVRSPDSACNPYLTFAVLVAAGLRGVEKGYVLGPQAEDNVWNLTPEERRAMGYRELPSSLGNALQVMENSELVAEALGEHVFDYFLRNKRAEWETYRSNVTPYELKTYLSL